The window AATACTTGATGGCATTGCTCAGGAGATTTTCCACCACCCGCAGGCACAGTACGGGATCGGTCGGCCAGAGCTCCTCCGTCCCGGAGCTTTCGATGACGATATCCGACCCTTTCTCCGCAGCCGAGGCGCCGAGGCTGTCCCGGGCGGCGAGGAGGAGTTCGCCGATGCGGGTCGGGCGAAACACAGGGACCTTTGCCCCTTGCTCGAGTTCGTGCGTCTCGAGCATGTCACCGACGAGCTCGACGAGATTGCTCAGCGCCTTGTCGCACTCCGCGACGACTTCGCGATAGGGCTCGCTCCGCCACTCTGGCTTCGTCCCCAGGATGCGAAACAGGCTGCGGATGTTCAGCAGCGGACCCTTGATGTCGTGGGCGGCCAGGAGCATCACCTCGTTCAGGTCCTCCGTCACCTTGAGTAGCCCCTCATTGGCCCGCCGCAAGGCCCGGCTGCGCAGGAAGGACTGCCAGTCCTTCGAAAAAAGCGTCCATGCCGCGATAACCGCCAGCACCAGGCTGTCGGTGCCGAGGAAGAGCGCCATGGCGGAGACGCCCTCGGGGCCTGCCGATGTCCACAGCTCCGCCAGATAGACGGCATGAGTCGCTCCGAGCAGGATGAGAAAATCCAGCGGCGGCAGGCGAAACAGCATGGCCGGAATCAGCAGGCCCAGGACGTAAACCGGATTATTCGGATACGTCCCCAGTGTGCTGAAGTAATACCCCGTCATCGAGACAAGGCAATACGCGTAGTAGGCCCGGACCACCCACAATCGCGTCCGGAGAAAGCCCGTCGTCTTTCTCAGCACCAGCGCCAGTGACAGGGAGATGATTCCCAGCCCGATGTCAAAGAGCGCCCAGGAGGTCATCTCGGGCAGCCGCGTGTAAATCAGGTTATACACCAGTCCGCCAATGCTGATGGGCAGATAGATGCCCGCGACCCACGCCATGCGGGTCAGGTTGCCGGGCGTGATCTCCTCGAGGAACTGCCTGTGGCTCTCGCGGGAGGCTTTTCCCCAGCTATGGGCGATCGTTTTCAAGGCTGCTGCCCGCTTGAGGATTCGCTCTCGCAATATGCTTCGGCACTACGCACCAGCTCGACGCCAGAGAGCAGATGGAGCTTTTGCTTGATGCGCTCGCGAACGGTCTGCACCGCCTCCAGGCTCACACCCAGCCGGGCGGCGATCTGCGCGGTGTCGTACCCCTCGCCCAAGAGGCGAAAAACATGCAGTTGCTGGATGGACAGTCCGTCCAGTCCCTCGGAGTTTCTCTCTCCTCCGCCGGCCTCGTCGATGAGGAGCTGGAGCACACTCTCACTGGCAAACAACCCACCGGCCGCCACCTTGCGCAGGGCTTCCAGCAGTTGCTCGTGCGGCGCGCTTTTCATTACATAACCCTTCGCGCCCAGCCGGAAAGCCCGCAACCCGTGCCGCGTCTCATCGAGGCTGGAATAAATCACGACCCGCGCCGCGGGAGCCACCCGCAGGATGCCCGGCAGCAGGTCCAGGCCACTCCGCCCGTCAAGCAGCAGGTCGAGTATGACGAGATCTGGCAGCTGGCGTTCCACCCAGGCGAGCAGTGGATGTCCCGGCTTTGGAGTTTCGCACAATTCAAAATCCGCGCAGTCCGACAGCATCGTCTTCACCGCGAGTAATACAATCGGATGATCATCCAGCAACAGGACCTTGCGCCGTGTTTCGGGAGAGCGCTGCATACCTGACAAATACGGGAGAATGCGCCTCCCGTCAGCCGTGAATTTCGGAGGAAATGGCCTCCAAAATCAGTCCGAATTACGGAGAAATGCCTGCTATTGCCTCGCACCCCCATCATTCCGCCTGACCCTGCACCTGCCCGGCATATCGCCAGTCGGGCCGTTTCCGAGGAATTTCCTCGCCGGGGGAAAATCCGGGTATTAGGTAGCGACAGCTTGCACCTCGAAAATCCAGATCCCGGCACGGTTTACGATGTCGCCATCGTCGGCGCAGGTCCGGCGGGCAGCACCGCCGCGCGCCTCCTCGCCGAGGGCGGCGCCCGTGTGGCGCTCATCGATAAAGCCGCCCTGCCGCGCTACAAGACCTGCGGCGGCGGGGTACTCGGGCGTGCGTACCGCCGGCTGCCCGACATCGCGCACTGCGCCGTTGAGCGTGAATTTCGCACCATCGCGCTGAACTTCCTGGATGGCGGCCCGACCCTCTCAGCCACACGGAAAGAACCGCTTGTTCACATGACCATGCGGCCGGAACTCGACCACCGCCTCGCCCTCGCCGCCCGCGACGCGGGAGCCGAGCTCGTGGAGTCGTGCCCCATCCGGTGCATCACGGAACATGCCGATGGGGTCACCTTGGAAAGCGACACGCACCACTTTCATGCACGCTTTGTCATCGGGGCCGATGGCATCCACAGCGTGGTGGCCAAGGCTGGCGGATGGTCCGACCTGCCGCATCTCGCCCCGGCGCTGGAGTGGGAAGTAACGGTGGCTCCAGAAGACTTTGCCCGCATCCAGGGCGACGCGCGGTTTGACTTCGACGTCATCGAGTCGGGTTATGCCTGGGTCTTCCCGAAGCACGACCACCTTTCCATTGGCATCCTGAGCGTAACGCCACGCTACCGCGATCTCCAAAAAAGGCTCGAGGAATACATGTCCCGCCTCGCCTTGGGAGACATCGTAAAGATCGATCGCCACGGCTGGCTCATTCCCCTCGCACCGCGCCGGGAACCTCTCGCTCGCGGTCGCATCCTCCTCGTCGGCGACGCCGCCGGACTCGTCGATCCCATCACCGCCGAGGGCATTTCGAATTCCCTCCTCAGCGGCCAGCTTGCCGCGACCGCCCTCTTGGAATCTCAATTCGATCCCAACGCCGTAGCGGATCGCTACTTAAGCCTCCTGCGTCCAGCCGTTCTCAATGAACTCCGCGCCGCCCGTCTTCTCGCCAGATTTCTTTACAAGCATGCGGGTCTGCGCCGGTGGGCCTTCCGCCGCCACGGCCAGCGCCTCGTCGATTTCGTTGCAGACATTGCAGCGGGCGACCGCGGGTATTGCGAAACTTTGCTAAAGTCAGCGAGCTATCTGAAGCTGCTAAGACGTTGAGGCAAGTCCCCCCTTACGGGACCACTCCCTTGCACCACCGGTCGTTTTGCGCCGCCTTTGCAGAAGATAAAACCTCCATGCACCGGCCCGCCTTAGGACGCACGCGTCCATTCCGACCGGTTCATTGGAGCGCCATCCTGCACCTTAACCCAATAGACGATTCGAGCGCGCTATATCGCCGACCGCCATTCGGATGTCTAGGACTGTCTTGTCGCTCGTAACAGCAGGCAGCCGGGAATACTACGAGACTCCCGGCGCTACCTCCGGCTTTCCAATCCTGCCGCAGAGCCTAGCTCTGAGCCGCGTTGCGTCGGCGCATGGCCCACCCCGCCAAAGCCAATCCACCCAGTCCGAGAAGAACCATCGAGGAAGGCTCCGGCACAGCTCCAGCAGTGCCGAGGCTCCACTCCAGTGTGGCGTTTCCAAAAACGTCTCCACCATTGAGGGGGCCGGTCTGCATGCCAATAAAGGTATCGCTGCCGATCGAAGTCGAGCCCCAGAAATCCTGCGAGGGGAACAAATAGGCCGGAGTCTGCTCAGAGGCCTTGAGGAGCTCGAGGAAGTAAGGGTTCACCAACGTGCCATCTGCCGCCTGCTGTTCCATCCAGGCTACGAGGTCCGTGCCGGTCAGGTTTCCCGCACGACCGCCTGCGATCTGGGCGCCCGCAGTCAGGATCTCAAAGTTATAGTTATCCTGCCCTGCCACCCACGGCACATAACCCGCCCAAGTGGGGAGCTGGGCGTTGTTCACGAAATTGGGAGTAAAGACCACCCCCGATGCCACTGCGTTGTAAAGCGCGTACCAAAGGTTCGGCCCATTGGAACCCAGATTGGTGACCCAGGCGGGAGTTGTCGTGAGCGCATTGGGCGATGACGTCCAGATACCGTTCAGCATTCCCTCGTTTTGGGAGATGCTGTAGGTGGCTCCCCCGGCATTGGTAACGGAGTTCCAAACCACGGAGTAGGAAGCTGTCGGGGACGGAGTACCTCCGTAAACCGTAAAGTCCGTCAGCGTCATTGTATAATTATTGTTGTTATCCTTGGAGAAGTTCACGTAGGCCGACCACATATTTCCGGAGGTCGTTCCGTCCGGCGACGTGATCTGCTGGGTGGAGGCCATGCGAAAACCTGCGCTTGTCCAGTTCGGCCCGGTGGCCGGAGAACCCGACACCCAGGCAGGCGCTGTCGACGATTTTGTGATCACCGAGTCCAGTGCTTCGGTAAAGCTCGTGATGGTCGAAGCGTCGATGTTTCCAGGGGCGGCCGAATTTTTGGTGATCCACCGTACGGGATTCGTAGCTCCCGGGTACGACATATTCTGGGAGAATCCGCCGTTCGAGGTCCCCAGCCAGGCATACCGCGACTGAGAGGCATAGCTGGCGATCTTACTGGCGACGGTGGCGGACGAAACACCGGTTTTCCCACCATAGGTCACCGTCGTCGGAGCAGGGCTCAGCGTTCCATTGGCCTGGACCTTCATCTGCGTGGAGAAATCCCAGCTATCGATCCAGCTGAGATCGAGAGTCCCCGGGTTACCGCCACTGAAGCTCCACTCAAAATAGTTGTTGGGAGACGTATTCAGAGAGCTGGAAGTCGGCGCGACTCCGCCCGGGCTGAGCACTGCGTACATGCGGGTACCGCCATCGGCAGCGTACAGACGCAACGCACCGTCCGTGATCGTGCTCAGCTGCACCGCCGTTCCATAGGTGCCTGCGCTCGAGTTCCCAGTGACGTAACTTGAGCCAGATTTGTAGTCGAACTGGAAATTGGAGAGCAGCCAGATATCAGACGTCTGAACATTGGCTCCATAATACTCGCCCGGCCCAAAGTTATTCGTGACCGTCAGGTCGTAGTAGGACTGAGCGAAAGCACCCGACCCAGCCAGCAATGCCGCAGCCGCGACTGCATAGGACCATTTGGTTCGGCGGTTGCCTGCGCGAGCGATAGGCTGGTTCACTTGAGTTGAGCGACAAACATGCATTTTCATCTCCCTATTTGCCCATTGAAAGCTTGGCAAGGAACAAATGCTCACAAAACCGACTTCTCGCGGACCCAAAAATTACCTAACAACATTTACCATTCCCGCACTTCTCTCGCCGGGCGCTCCGCCCACGGCCATCACCGTTCCCGTCTGAGCGCCTGGAGCCTTCCACCGCCACCGCCAGCGCCTCACCGATTTCGTCGCCGGCATCGCCATGGGCGACCGCATGCATTGCGAGACTTTGCTTAGCCCGGAAACTTATCTGAAACTGCTGCGCGCGTAAGGCCATACAAATCGTCCAGCCCGGTCGTCCTTACGAGACTTCACTCAGTTCCATGCGCTCCGCTCCGCAATTCCAGCAAATGTCGAAGCCTCCGGGCACCGACTAGCCACACGAGCCACACGTTCGTTCCGGCAGATGCGCTGGAGTGCCATCCCTCATCTCAAGGATCAGCGCAACAGCGCGGTCGTAGTCCCCGTCATTCACCGCGCAGAGCAAGGGAAAGAAAATCCCGCTCGGCATCTCGACGCCCGTCGTGTTCGTCACCTGATTCCGCACATACGTCAGGATTCCCGCATTATCGAGGACGGATTGAAAATACCCCACCCGGGCAGGCTCACGGTCGGTGAAGACGGCTTTCATAAGCCAAGCATACCTTATAAATGATCGCCAGGCACGCAAATCCGGTATGCGCAAGTTTTTCCGACGTTCCGCTCCTTAACTCTCACCAACTCCGGGACATCCCTGCGCTGCCCCCTAAGGATAATTAACTCGTCCGGATCGTCGTTTGATCTCGATCAATTGATCTCCGAAGCCTGGCTACGCTTTCAACATATAGAAAAACGCCCAAAAAAGCGCCGGCACAAATGACAATGCGAAGAGGAGGATGCCCATCGTCCACAGACCGCCCTTGTCCTTGGGCAGCAGGACGCACTTCTCCGGTTTGCCCGGACCAAAGTAGAGAGGCAAAACCCGACCTGCGGGAAACTTCTCACACGTGCGCTTCGCTCGTGCTAAGCTCCCCGCGAAGCTCAAACCACCGAATTGAATCTTCCGACCTCGCAAGGCCTTTCGCTCGTGTTCGAATTCGTAGATGATCTCTGGCGAGAAGACACGTCCGGTCATTGTTCCGGAGTTTGTTCTACTTCCAACCACCCTGCTGCTAACGATGGTTGCCGAGGCGGATTCCCAGCGCTTCGCCATCAGGAAGCCCCTCCATTCGATCAAGTAGCAGATCCAGAAGATCGCGAGCATTCCTGCCGCAATAATCGCGAGGATAAGCAGGGATAATTCCATACCGTTCGCCCCGGACTTCAGGCCGCCTTCAACCTCTCGGCGAACGGCGTAATGACTGGGTAGGTGGGCGTTTCCCGCTCCAGCTTGCGCAGGTCGTAATGGCTTTGCAGGTTCAGCCAGAACTTCGCCGTCGTCCCAAGGTATGCACCGAGCCGCAGAGCCATGTCGGGCGAGATCGCCCGCGTCCCGGCGAGAATTTGTCCGATGGCCGTCGCGCTCACGTGAATATCCTTGGCGATCCGGTACGGCGTGATCCCCAGCGGAACAAGAAATTCCTCCCGCAGGATTTCCCCCGGCGTGACCAGAGGGAGCAGCTTTTCTTTTTTCGTGTTCATGTTTGGTTTCCCTCTCAGGACTTAATGGTAATCCACGATTTCCACCTCCGATGGACCATTTGAGGTCCATCGAAAACAGATTCGCCACTGCTGATTGATCCGAATGCGGTGCTGCCCCTTCCGGTCGCCCTTGAGAGCTTCGAGCTGATTTCCCGGCGGCACGCGAAGATCAGTCAACTCCGCCGCAGCCTCCAGCATCGTCAGCTTTCGCGACATAATCGGCTGAATATTTGCCGGCAGTTTCCGGGAGTATCTCCCCTCGAAGACCTTTTGGGTTTCCTTGCAGGCGAAACTCAGAATCATTCAACGCTGGATATTAACGAATCGCGTTAATATCGTCAACCATTACTACTCGGTACGCGTCCTACCCCATCAACACCCGCCTGCGCTCCTCCGGGCTCAGTAGTCCGCATGCGGTGGTTTTACCAAAAAGGCGGTAGCGGTTGTCGGCGACGAGCTTGTAGACGAAATTGCGAAGGGCGCACGGGATGAGAAAGCCGATCTTCGTTAACGACCATGGAAACCCGAGGTCGGCCCAGACGTTAAGCGACACGTCGCTGTAGGTATACGAGCGCCCGCCCTTGAGCAGCACGATGGTGCCGGTGGGCGGCTCGGGGATGCGGGTCTCGGCGAGGAGACGCGCGGAGGTCTCAGAGTGATTCGGGATCAGGACAAACAGCCCCTCGCGGTCGGCGCGAATGACCGTGCGGGCGAAGCGGTTGCACAGCACGCACTCCGCGTCGATGAGGAGCACGCCGCCATGGGGGCCGAGAGCCCGCGAGACGGCTTCCGCGAAAGTCGCCTGCGGCCTAGAGCCGGTCGAGGAGTTTTTGGTGGATGCCATCGAAGCCGCCGTTGCTGAAGACCACCACAACGTCGCCCTCCTGCGCCAGCGGCGCAAGTTTCGCCACGATGTCGTCGGCGGTTGGCTCGTAAAAGGCGGGCTTCCCCTGCGCGGCGATGTCGGCCACGACCTTCTCCGGATTCAGCCGGTCGGCCTCCGGGAGCTGGTCGAGGCGTGCGACGCGAGCGATGAAGACCCCGTCGGCATCGACGAAGGCCTGCGGCAGGGCGTCCTGAAACACCGCGCGGCGCGTGGTATTTGACCGGGGCTCAAAGATGGCCCACAGCCGCGCGCTGCCGTAGCGCTCGCGCAGTCCGGCCAGCGTCTGCCTGATGGCGGTCGGATGATGTCCGAAATCGTCGATCACCGTGATCCCGCGCGTGATGCCGCGCACCTCCTGGCGGCGCTTGATG of the Terrimicrobium sacchariphilum genome contains:
- a CDS encoding sensor histidine kinase, producing MKTIAHSWGKASRESHRQFLEEITPGNLTRMAWVAGIYLPISIGGLVYNLIYTRLPEMTSWALFDIGLGIISLSLALVLRKTTGFLRTRLWVVRAYYAYCLVSMTGYYFSTLGTYPNNPVYVLGLLIPAMLFRLPPLDFLILLGATHAVYLAELWTSAGPEGVSAMALFLGTDSLVLAVIAAWTLFSKDWQSFLRSRALRRANEGLLKVTEDLNEVMLLAAHDIKGPLLNIRSLFRILGTKPEWRSEPYREVVAECDKALSNLVELVGDMLETHELEQGAKVPVFRPTRIGELLLAARDSLGASAAEKGSDIVIESSGTEELWPTDPVLCLRVVENLLSNAIKYSPPGSTVRIAWRREDGACRIDVRDAGPGIPGEAAPYLFQKFQRTGNLPTAGEPSNGLGLFIAARLAKLLNGTISCFPNDGGGSVFRLELRPTDEPEGVDFLSATGHDAGL
- a CDS encoding response regulator: MQRSPETRRKVLLLDDHPIVLLAVKTMLSDCADFELCETPKPGHPLLAWVERQLPDLVILDLLLDGRSGLDLLPGILRVAPAARVVIYSSLDETRHGLRAFRLGAKGYVMKSAPHEQLLEALRKVAAGGLFASESVLQLLIDEAGGGERNSEGLDGLSIQQLHVFRLLGEGYDTAQIAARLGVSLEAVQTVRERIKQKLHLLSGVELVRSAEAYCESESSSGQQP
- a CDS encoding geranylgeranyl reductase family protein; the protein is MPRTPIIPPDPAPARHIASRAVSEEFPRRGKIRVLGSDSLHLENPDPGTVYDVAIVGAGPAGSTAARLLAEGGARVALIDKAALPRYKTCGGGVLGRAYRRLPDIAHCAVEREFRTIALNFLDGGPTLSATRKEPLVHMTMRPELDHRLALAARDAGAELVESCPIRCITEHADGVTLESDTHHFHARFVIGADGIHSVVAKAGGWSDLPHLAPALEWEVTVAPEDFARIQGDARFDFDVIESGYAWVFPKHDHLSIGILSVTPRYRDLQKRLEEYMSRLALGDIVKIDRHGWLIPLAPRREPLARGRILLVGDAAGLVDPITAEGISNSLLSGQLAATALLESQFDPNAVADRYLSLLRPAVLNELRAARLLARFLYKHAGLRRWAFRRHGQRLVDFVADIAAGDRGYCETLLKSASYLKLLRR
- a CDS encoding PEP-CTERM sorting domain-containing protein encodes the protein MNQPIARAGNRRTKWSYAVAAAALLAGSGAFAQSYYDLTVTNNFGPGEYYGANVQTSDIWLLSNFQFDYKSGSSYVTGNSSAGTYGTAVQLSTITDGALRLYAADGGTRMYAVLSPGGVAPTSSSLNTSPNNYFEWSFSGGNPGTLDLSWIDSWDFSTQMKVQANGTLSPAPTTVTYGGKTGVSSATVASKIASYASQSRYAWLGTSNGGFSQNMSYPGATNPVRWITKNSAAPGNIDASTITSFTEALDSVITKSSTAPAWVSGSPATGPNWTSAGFRMASTQQITSPDGTTSGNMWSAYVNFSKDNNNNYTMTLTDFTVYGGTPSPTASYSVVWNSVTNAGGATYSISQNEGMLNGIWTSSPNALTTTPAWVTNLGSNGPNLWYALYNAVASGVVFTPNFVNNAQLPTWAGYVPWVAGQDNYNFEILTAGAQIAGGRAGNLTGTDLVAWMEQQAADGTLVNPYFLELLKASEQTPAYLFPSQDFWGSTSIGSDTFIGMQTGPLNGGDVFGNATLEWSLGTAGAVPEPSSMVLLGLGGLALAGWAMRRRNAAQS
- a CDS encoding putative signal transducing protein; translated protein: MKAVFTDREPARVGYFQSVLDNAGILTYVRNQVTNTTGVEMPSGIFFPLLCAVNDGDYDRAVALILEMRDGTPAHLPERTCGSCG
- a CDS encoding DUF3592 domain-containing protein gives rise to the protein MELSLLILAIIAAGMLAIFWICYLIEWRGFLMAKRWESASATIVSSRVVGSRTNSGTMTGRVFSPEIIYEFEHERKALRGRKIQFGGLSFAGSLARAKRTCEKFPAGRVLPLYFGPGKPEKCVLLPKDKGGLWTMGILLFALSFVPALFWAFFYMLKA
- a CDS encoding HigA family addiction module antitoxin; amino-acid sequence: MNTKKEKLLPLVTPGEILREEFLVPLGITPYRIAKDIHVSATAIGQILAGTRAISPDMALRLGAYLGTTAKFWLNLQSHYDLRKLERETPTYPVITPFAERLKAA
- a CDS encoding type II toxin-antitoxin system RelE/ParE family toxin, whose translation is MILSFACKETQKVFEGRYSRKLPANIQPIMSRKLTMLEAAAELTDLRVPPGNQLEALKGDRKGQHRIRINQQWRICFRWTSNGPSEVEIVDYH
- a CDS encoding thiol-disulfide oxidoreductase DCC family protein — encoded protein: MASTKNSSTGSRPQATFAEAVSRALGPHGGVLLIDAECVLCNRFARTVIRADREGLFVLIPNHSETSARLLAETRIPEPPTGTIVLLKGGRSYTYSDVSLNVWADLGFPWSLTKIGFLIPCALRNFVYKLVADNRYRLFGKTTACGLLSPEERRRVLMG